The following is a genomic window from Citrifermentans bemidjiense Bem.
TTTAAAAAAAAGAGTATTAGCTCTTGTCAATGAGCTTGCAGTCCGTAGAATATCCCTTCGTGACTAAGGAGGGAGACATGGACCGCATTATCGACATAACCGAACTGGCTCTGCGCGACGCGCACCAGAGCCTTATCGCTACGAGGCTCGGGATAGACGACATGGTTCCGGTGTGCGAGGACCTGGACCAGGCGGGCTACTGGTCCATCGAGTGCTGGGGCGGGGCCACCTATGACGCCTGCATCCGCTTTCTCAACGAAGATCCGTGGGTGAGGCTTAGGACCTTCAAGGAGCTGATGCCGAAAACCCCGCTGCAGATGCTTTTGCGGGGGCAGAACCTTTTGGGATACCGGCATTACCAGGACGAGGTGGTGGACCGGTTCGTCCAGAAGAGCGCCGAGAACGGCATCGACGTGTTCCGGATCTTCGATGCGCTGAACGATCTGAGGAACCTGGAGCGGTCGGTCCAGGCGGTGAAGCAGTGCGGAAAGCACGCGCAGGTCGCCATCTCCTATACCATCAGCCCCATTCACACCACGGCGAAATTCGTGGAGCAGGCGAAGCGCCTGGTCGACATGGGGTGCGACTCCATCTGCATCAAGGACATGGCGGCGCTGATCAAGCCGCACGCGACATACGACCTGGTGAGAGGGATCAAAGAGGCCTGCGGCGACCGGATCCGGATACAGCTGCATGCGCACGCCACCAGCGGCGTGACCATGGTGAGTTACATGAAGGCGGTGGAGGCGGGCGTGGACGGCGTGGACACGGCGGTGAGTTCCATGAGCCTCGGGCCCGGACACAACCCGACGGAGAGCTTTGCGGAGATGCTGGAAAATACGGGCTACACCACGCGCATCGACCTCGGCCGGGTGAACAAGGTGAAGGAGCATTTCGCCAAGGTGCTCCCCAGGTACTCAGAATTCCTCTCCACCATCACCGGCGCGGAGACGGAGATCTTCAGGAGCCAGATTCCAGGCGGGATGCTTTCCAACATGGAGAGCCAGTTGAAGCAGCAGGGGGCTGGGGACCGGATGCGCGACGTGCTGGAAGAGATACCGCTGGTGAGAAAGGACACGGGATACGTCCCGCTGGTAACCCCGACCAGCCAGATCGTCGGGACCCAGGCGGTGCTGAACGTATTGATGGGGCGCTACAAGGTGCTGACCGGCGAGTTCGCCGACCTGATGCTCGGCTACTACGGCCTCACGCCGGGAGAACGGAACCCGGAGGTGGTGGAGCAGGCGCGCCGCCACGCGAATAAGGAGCCGATAGAGTGCCGCCCCGCAGATCTATTGGAGCCGGAATGGGGCAAGCTGCGGGCGGCGGCGCTCCCCTTGGAGGGTTGCGACGGCAGCGACGAGGACGTGCTCACCTACGCCCTCTTTCCGCAGGTGGCGCCGAAGTTCTTCGCCACGAGGAGTGAAGGACCCCGAAACCTGGGGCGCGATCCCGTCACCGGAGCTTCGGAAACCAGCATTCCCGAAGGGCACCCCGGGAAGATCACCGGCCCCGTCACCTACACGGTCACCTTGAGCGGGCAGCCGCACAAGGTGACGGTTGCACCCTACGGCCAGGAATAGGCGCCGCACCGACCAAGGAGCGAGCTCATGTCCATAGAAGAGAAGATAAAAGCGCTGAACGACAAGAAGAGCAAGCTGAAGCTGGGCGGCGGGCGCTCGAAGATCGACCAGCAGCACGCCCAGGGAAGCCTGACCGCCCGGGAGCGGATAGAGGCGCTGGTGGACAAGGACAGCTTCCAGGAAATCGGCATCTTCGCCAGGCACCGCTGCACCAATTTCGGCATGGCCGGGAAGGAACTGCCGGCCGAAGGGGTGGTCACCGGCGCAGGGAGCGTGGGCGGGAGGATGGTGCACCTGGCGAGCCAGGATTTCACCGTCGCCGGGGGATCGGCGGGCGAGGTGCACAGCGACAAGATCGTGCAGGCGATGCTGGGGTCGCTGAAGACCGGAACCCCCTTCGTCTTCATGAACGATTCCGGCGGCGCCAGGATCCAGGAAGGGATCGACTCGTTAGCCGGCTACGGCAAGGTCTTCTACCACAACGTGATGCTCAGCGGGGTGGTGCCGCAGATCTCGCTCATCTGCGGCCCCTGTGCCGGGGGCGCGGCCTACAGCCCGGCGCTCACCGATTTCATCATCCAGACCGCCAAGGCGCGCATGTTCATCACCGGCCCTTCCGTGATCAAGGAGGCGACCGGCGAAGAGATCAGCGCCGAGGAGCTGGGAGGGCCACTGTCGCAGATGAACCATAGCGGCGTAGCCCATTTCGTGGCGGAGAACGACCTGGTGGCGCTTCGCATCTGCAAGAAGCTCCTTTCCTACCTCCCCTCCAACAACATCGAGGACCCGCCGCAGTTGGAAAGCGACGACGTCATCGTCCCGGACAAGACGTTGAACAGCATCGTGCCGTCGGAGCAGAAGAAGGCCTACGACGTGAGGAACGTGATCACGCGCCTGATCGACGGCGGCGACTTCCTGGAGGTGCAGCCTCTGTTCGCTGCCAACATCGTGGTCGGGTTCGGCAGGATACTCGGGCGGAGCGTCGGCATCGTCGCCAATCAGCCGTCGGTCTTGGCGGGGGCGCTGGACATCAACGCTTCGGACAAGGGAGCCAGGTTCGTCCGGTTCTGCAACGCCTTCAACATCCCGCTGGTGACCCTGGTGGACGTTCCGGGTTTTCTCCCCGGGGTACAGCAGGAGAAGGGGGGGATCATCCGCCACGGCGCCAAGATGCTCTTCGCCTACGCCGCGGCCACCGTCCCGAAGATAACCGTCATCATGCGCAAGGCGTACGGCGGCGCCTTCCTCGCCATGTGCGGCAAGGAGTTGGAGACCGATCGGGTTTTCGCCTGGCCCAGCGCCGAGATCGCGGTCATGGGACCGCAGGGAGCGGTCAACGTCATCTTCCGGAACGAGATCGCCCAGGCGGAAGATCCCAAGAAAAAGCGCGACGAGCTGATCGCTTCTTACCAGGGAACCTTCGCCACTCCCTATGCGGCCGCGGCACGCCGCGATGTGGACGACATCATCGAGCCCGCCGATACGAGGCGCCACCTCGCCATGACGCTGGACATCCTGAGCACCAAGCGCGAATTCAGGCCCATGAAGAAGCATGGCCTCATTCCGCTGTAAGGGGGAAGCCGTGGACGAAGAGATGGAGCAGGAACACGATCCGGAAATCACGCCCGAACTGCTGATGGTGATGTCCGCCGCGATAGCCGCGTATCTGGGCAAGACCGTGAGGATAAGGCGGGCCAGGTTCGTCGACCCGAATCTGATCAACGCCTGGGGACAGTCGAGCCGCGTGGTGCTGCAGGCGTCGCACAACTTGAGGAGATAGAGGCTTCCCTCACCCCGACCCTCTCCCAGAGGGAGAGGGGGCATGGACCACCACCCTCACCCCTGCCGCTACAGACAAAAGGAGACCACCGTGCAACTGACCATGACCATTGACGGAAAGAAATACCGGGTGGACGTAGAAGTCGAGGAAGGGGAAGAGGTGCGTACGGAAGGGGCCTTCCCTCCCACCGCGACTATGCAGGCGTACCCGGTGTATTCGGCGCATCCAACCGCGACCCCGCCGCTGGCCGCGCCGACCCCGGCCTCCAGTTCGGAAAAGATCTGCCGCAGTCCCATCGCGGGGGTGGTTTTCAAGATCGTGGCGCAGGTGGGTCAACACCTGGAGATGAACGACCTGCTGGTCGTCCTCGAGGCGATGAAGATGGAGACCAACATCACCGCGCACATGTCCGGGAAGGTGGAAAAGATTCTGGTTTCCGTGGGCGAAGCGGTGCAGCCTGGACAGGCAATTGCCGAATTTGCCTAATGAAACCTTACCTTCAAAAATATAGTGCTTTTTGAATGTAAAGGGTATAATCGGGGCAGTGGTACTATGAAGGCAGTAAAGGAGGCAGGAGATGAAAAGGGTAAGGCTGTTACTGTTGGTAGTGCTGGCCGCATTCTTTGCCGTATCTACTGGCTATGCCGCTGAGCACAGCTTTAAAGCAAAATTGAGCCCGAAGGAGGAAGTCGGCAAGCCTGACGCGAAGTCCTCCGGCAAGGCTGAGTTCAAACTCAGCAAAGACGGCAAGGAACTGACCTATAAGCTCCACGTTAAGGACGTCGTAGACGCAAGCGCCGCCCACATTCACGTCGGCAAAAAGGGTGAAAACGGCCCTCCGATCGTAGGCCTTTTCAGCGGCGGCAAAAAAGGGAAATTCAGCGGCGTTCTTTCCGAGGGCAAGGTTAGCGGCAACGACCTTATGGGCGACTACAAAGGGAAATTCGACGAGCTCGTTAAACTCATGAGGTCTGGCGATACCTACGTTAACGTCCACACCGACAAGTACCCGGACGGCGAGATCCGCGGACAGATCAAATAAGCAGTCTTTGATTGCTTACATATAACCGCCGGCATCGGTTCCATGGATCGATCGCCGGCGGTTTTTTATTAAGGATTTTCCGCTCAGCATTCCCCTCCTTCTGAGAAGGTTTGGCGGAGAGTTTCGGGGAGCCTCGCTCTTAGTCCCCCCTCCCCTTGCGGGTGTATGGACCGGGGTCAAGGTTTACAGTTGTTCGGGGACATGGTTTACACTTTTTGTTCTTTGAGATCGACTTCTGCGATTTTCTGGCTGCAGAAATAAACGCCATATTCGCCATCGCGTATGGTTGGCCGAAATGCCACCGGCTGCCCCCTGAGCGCCTTCGCGAGGCGCACACATCGGCCTTTGAATGACACCTTACCCTCGGCCTGGACCTTTCGGATCTCGTCGTCTGGGGCGTACTGAATCTCGGGCAGTATTTCTGAGTAAGTCCGCCGGCTAGGCTTATAACGCGTCATCGGAGTTTCCATACCTAGTGATTCGTGTGGGCGCTCCAAGTTGTAGCAATGCCTGAAGGTGTCGAATCTAAGCTGGCAGTCAGCTAGGTCTTCGAAGACTCTTCCAGCGATTGCTTCTGCAACCAGAGTTCTGTGAAACCGCTCGTCCTTACCCTGTGTTTGAGGATGATAGGGGCGAGAGTGGCTGACCCGTATCTCGTTTCTGATAAGCCAGACCGTTAATGGCGTAAGGTCGTTGTATTGATCGTTACCCCATGGGCTGCCATTGTCCATGGTCATTCGATATGGCAATCCATATTGCCTGAATGCCTCAATCAAAGCAGCTTTAACCGTTTCTGTTCGCTCATTGGCACAGGCTACAAGCACCACACTAAACCGGGAATGGTCATCCAGAACAGTCAACGGATGACAGCGACCATGATGCTTCATCGGAATACTGCCCTTGAAATCCATCTGCCATAGGTCGTTTGGGTATGGGTGCTCGAACCGTTGGAAAGCAGTATGTTTATCTGACTCAGCTGGATCAATGCAGCCGTTGCGGCGCAAGATTGCTGTTATGGTCGAAGGTACAGGCACCCCCTGATGCCCAAGTTTTTCAAGACGCTTACGTAGCTTACGTGCTCCCCAAGCCTGATGTTCTTCGCGAAGCTTGAGAATAGCATCTTCGGTC
Proteins encoded in this region:
- a CDS encoding acetyl-CoA carboxylase biotin carboxyl carrier protein subunit → MDHHPHPCRYRQKETTVQLTMTIDGKKYRVDVEVEEGEEVRTEGAFPPTATMQAYPVYSAHPTATPPLAAPTPASSSEKICRSPIAGVVFKIVAQVGQHLEMNDLLVVLEAMKMETNITAHMSGKVEKILVSVGEAVQPGQAIAEFA
- a CDS encoding CHRD domain-containing protein, yielding MKRVRLLLLVVLAAFFAVSTGYAAEHSFKAKLSPKEEVGKPDAKSSGKAEFKLSKDGKELTYKLHVKDVVDASAAHIHVGKKGENGPPIVGLFSGGKKGKFSGVLSEGKVSGNDLMGDYKGKFDELVKLMRSGDTYVNVHTDKYPDGEIRGQIK
- a CDS encoding acyl-CoA carboxylase subunit beta; translated protein: MSIEEKIKALNDKKSKLKLGGGRSKIDQQHAQGSLTARERIEALVDKDSFQEIGIFARHRCTNFGMAGKELPAEGVVTGAGSVGGRMVHLASQDFTVAGGSAGEVHSDKIVQAMLGSLKTGTPFVFMNDSGGARIQEGIDSLAGYGKVFYHNVMLSGVVPQISLICGPCAGGAAYSPALTDFIIQTAKARMFITGPSVIKEATGEEISAEELGGPLSQMNHSGVAHFVAENDLVALRICKKLLSYLPSNNIEDPPQLESDDVIVPDKTLNSIVPSEQKKAYDVRNVITRLIDGGDFLEVQPLFAANIVVGFGRILGRSVGIVANQPSVLAGALDINASDKGARFVRFCNAFNIPLVTLVDVPGFLPGVQQEKGGIIRHGAKMLFAYAAATVPKITVIMRKAYGGAFLAMCGKELETDRVFAWPSAEIAVMGPQGAVNVIFRNEIAQAEDPKKKRDELIASYQGTFATPYAAAARRDVDDIIEPADTRRHLAMTLDILSTKREFRPMKKHGLIPL
- a CDS encoding IS481-like element ISGebe1 family transposase, producing the protein MPWRPVDTMTLRFEFVHLALQEGSNIAFLCKRFNISRPTGYKWISRFLETGVEGLIDLSRKPLTCPHKTVTATEDAILKLREEHQAWGARKLRKRLEKLGHQGVPVPSTITAILRRNGCIDPAESDKHTAFQRFEHPYPNDLWQMDFKGSIPMKHHGRCHPLTVLDDHSRFSVVLVACANERTETVKAALIEAFRQYGLPYRMTMDNGSPWGNDQYNDLTPLTVWLIRNEIRVSHSRPYHPQTQGKDERFHRTLVAEAIAGRVFEDLADCQLRFDTFRHCYNLERPHESLGMETPMTRYKPSRRTYSEILPEIQYAPDDEIRKVQAEGKVSFKGRCVRLAKALRGQPVAFRPTIRDGEYGVYFCSQKIAEVDLKEQKV
- a CDS encoding methylmalonyl-CoA carboxytransferase subunit 5S, with the protein product MDRIIDITELALRDAHQSLIATRLGIDDMVPVCEDLDQAGYWSIECWGGATYDACIRFLNEDPWVRLRTFKELMPKTPLQMLLRGQNLLGYRHYQDEVVDRFVQKSAENGIDVFRIFDALNDLRNLERSVQAVKQCGKHAQVAISYTISPIHTTAKFVEQAKRLVDMGCDSICIKDMAALIKPHATYDLVRGIKEACGDRIRIQLHAHATSGVTMVSYMKAVEAGVDGVDTAVSSMSLGPGHNPTESFAEMLENTGYTTRIDLGRVNKVKEHFAKVLPRYSEFLSTITGAETEIFRSQIPGGMLSNMESQLKQQGAGDRMRDVLEEIPLVRKDTGYVPLVTPTSQIVGTQAVLNVLMGRYKVLTGEFADLMLGYYGLTPGERNPEVVEQARRHANKEPIECRPADLLEPEWGKLRAAALPLEGCDGSDEDVLTYALFPQVAPKFFATRSEGPRNLGRDPVTGASETSIPEGHPGKITGPVTYTVTLSGQPHKVTVAPYGQE